A portion of the Carya illinoinensis cultivar Pawnee chromosome 11, C.illinoinensisPawnee_v1, whole genome shotgun sequence genome contains these proteins:
- the LOC122282321 gene encoding uncharacterized protein LOC122282321 — MAEVEQLLAIGFRREAHYPNWLSNMVLVKKPNGKWRMCVDFTNLNKVCLRDIFPLPCINLIVDSMAGHRMHSFMDAYFGVVKAQDWDEECAEAFATLKKYLTSPMLLSQPQCKEVLILYLSMSLQAVSLTLVQDDGRVQRPVYYISRAYRGQKPDTLALSNSHSP, encoded by the exons ATGGCCGAGGTTGAACAACTGCTGGCAATAGGGTTCAGAAGGGAAGCACACTACCCTAATTGGCTATCCAACATGGTGCTTGTGAAGAAACCAAACGGTAAATGGAGAATGTGTGTAGACTTTACTAACTTGAACAAAGTTTGCCTGAGGGACATCTTCCCGCTTCCTTGCATCAACCTCATTGTGGATTCAATGGCGGGCCACCGCATGCATAGCTTCATGGATGCTTACTTTGG TGTTGTGAAGGCTCAAGATTGGGATGAAGAGTGTGCTGAGGCATTCGCCACGCTCAAGAAGTATTTAACTAGCCCCATGCTACTCAGTCAACCCCAGTGCAAGGAGGTATTAATCTTGTACCTATCCATGTCCCTGCAAGCGGTCTCCTTGACCCTAGTACAAGACGATGGCAGGGTTCAAAGGCCAGTATACTATATTAGTCGGGCTTATAGGGGGCAGAAGCCAGATACCCTTGCGTTGAGCAACTCGCATTCGCCTTGA